The genomic stretch AAATTTAAACTACCAgaatttgaaaagtacaaaggaagTTCTTGTCCACGGACCCATTTGGTTATGTACGTGCGAAAGATGTCAATGTACACCAACGACCAAAGGATGCTCATTCATTGTTTTCAAGACAGCCTTACCGGTGCAGCTTTACGCtggtatatgggattagacagttctcagatcaaaactttcaacaatttaggcgaggcctttatcaaacattacaaatacaaccttgataatgtgccagaccgagatcagttgaggtcCATGCAACAAAGAGAAAAGGAGACATTCCGTGAATACGCGCAAAGGTGGCGCGAAATTGCAGCACAGGTTGTTCCACCtatggaagaaaaggagatgacgaAAGTGTTCTTAAAGACTCTTGATACTttttattacgagaggatgattgCAAGCGCTCCTACAAACTTTACTAACATGGTAAACATGGGAGTCCGTTTAGAGGAAGCAGTTCGAGAAGGGCGTCTAGTCATAGAAGGAAGTTCATCTTCAAGCGGGGCAAAGAGGTACGGCGGTTTTATGAAAAAGAAGGAACAAGAAACTAATGCTGTGTCCTATAATCATCCAAGAAGGATCAATTATCCTTACCATTCCCAACACCAACATATAGCAGCCGTGACTCCAGTAATCACTTCCGCTTCAGTTCAAGTCCAATACCCTCAGCAGCGTACCAACCGCTTCCAACAGAAtactcagtatcagcaacaacatcaacctcaacaacatcaacatcagtTACAACAATGTCCACCACAGCAGCAAAGAAGAAccaattttgatccaattccaatgtcatatgcagaattgtatccagCTTTGATCGCTAAAAACCTTGTGCAACCACGACCACGACCTCCTGTACCAGAAGTGCTACcttggtggtacaagccagaggTATCTTGTCCCTTTCATCAGAATGCTCCAGGTCATGACTTAGACAACTGTTTTGCTTTAAAGTTGGAAGTACAGAAGTTGACAAGAGCAGGTATCCTGACCTTCAAGAACATGGGTCCCAATGTGAAGGACAATCCAATGCCAAGTCATGGTCCTTCATCAGTGAACAATATAGAAGGTTGTCTCAATGAACAGCGTGTTACGAAGATAGAGGAGATTCGGCAGTCTTTGGTTGAAATTCATTCTGTTTTATGTGCTCATGGTCTATTCCAACATGACCACCAGATCTGTGGTACATGTTCAGTCAATTCAAGAGGTTGTAGAAAGATTCAAGATGATTTGCAAGGCGTCCTTGATCAGGGTTTGATTCAGATTTCTAGACAAGTGAGTTCTCCAGAATCACAAGAACAAGAGGTGAATGTCATCATTCCTTGCTTCAACATTCCAGAGAAAGTAGAGATAGCTTATCATCCGAGGGAGCCAGTGGTGATTTGCCCTCCGGGCCCAATGCCTTACACTTCAGATAAAGCGGTCCCCTACCGCTATGCAGCAACTACTATTGAGAACGGTAAAAAGGTCGAGATTAAAACCTTAGCCTCAGTTACCAATATCGCAGCAAATAGCCGAATGACGCGCAGTGGCCGCGTGTTCGCTCCGCCGGTTATCCCAAGTAGAAATGTTGAGAAAGATCCAGTAGTCGTGGTACCAGTGACAAGAGAAGCAGAAGGGCAAACAAGCAATTCAACCCTTGACAAAGAAACAGATGAACTACTCAGAATTATCAAGCTCAGTGACTACAAAGTGGTAGATCAGTTGCTacagacaccgtcaaaaatctcgaTCCTGTCCTTATTATTGAACTCAGCTGTCCACAGAGAAGCACTACTGAAGGTGCTTGATCAAGCCTTTGTAGAACAGGATATAACAGCAGAGCAGTTCAACAATGTTGTAGGCAGCATCACTTCGTGCAATGGCTTAggcttttgtgatgaagaactgCCAGAAGAAGGAAAGAATCACAACTTCGCTCTCCATATCTCAGCCAATTGTCAAGGGGATTCTTTGTCTAATATCCTAATTGACACCGGTTCATCTCTGAATGTCATGCCCAAGTCTACCTTGTTGAAGCTAAAGTACAAAGGGGGGCAAATGCGGCACAGTGGAATTATTGTGAAAGCGTTCGATGGATCAAGAAAAACAGTCATTGGAGAAGTTGATTTGCCTATTGGTATTGAACCACACGTattccagatcactttccaggttatggacataGTGCCAGCTTATAGCTGTCTGCTCGGACGcccatggattcacgaggcgggtGCCATTACATCCACGttacaccagaagttaaaattTTTCAAGAATGGGCAAATAGTGACGGTTAATGGGGAGCAGGCTATGCTGATTAGCCACCTTTCATCGTTTAGTGTGATAGAAGCAGACGAAACGGCTGTTCAAACTCCATTTCAGGCCCTGACCATCGATGATTACAAGAAAAGTGAAGGTTCAATCGCGTCATTCAAAGACGCCCAGCAGATTGTCAAGACAGGTCCTACAGAAATGTGGGGCAAGGTGATAGAGTTGCCAGAAAACGTTAACCATGCAGGATTAGGCTTTGTTGATGGAAAACAAGTGCAGACTTCAGTGGTGCGACCTTTCAAAGATATCTTTCACAGCGGTGGGTTTATCAACATGGTAGCAGTTGAGGAGGATACTTTTGAGGGAAAGACAGAAGACGAAGGCCCCAGATTTGTGACACCaggagtagttatgaagaactggaccgcagttgacatcccacattgtgtccacatatcaaagtaattaagcttttcagttttcaaaaatcttccgctttagcccaaagcgcgaagcattaattttgtaaaatgggcacttttgtcaaaaacgtactatccatgaaaaagaccttttgtgttcctatacacttgtgtccttttatcttttcagctttttcggaaaatggtaacacaaaaaaaaaaccttaaaaagaacacatttttgcatgtcatggtcagtcctctaaaaacaattgtttgtacaggttacttaaacccgttgaacacaatgacatcatgccctctcccaactttgaacattctgtattcgaagctgaagaggaagagtgggatgagattccagaagaggtcgcccgccaacttgaaaatgaagaagacactatttagccatacaaggagcctttggaaacagtcaacttgggttcggaagaaaatgtgaaagaagtcaaaatttgagcattgttatccccacaggtcaaggagcaattgatcagcctgttgaaagagtatgtagatgtgtttgcttggtcttatcaagatatgcctggtctcgacactgacatcgtagagcacaagctacctttgaagccagaatgtccatCGGTCAAAtagaaattaagaagaacacatccagatatggccgtcaaaattaaagaagaagttctgaagcaaatagatgctggttttcttgccacttcagtgtatccatagtggatagcaaatattgtgccagttcctaagaaggacgggaaggtacgaatgtgtgtcgactatcgtgacttaaatagagcaagcccaaaggatgatttccccctgcctcacattgacatgttggtagacaatacagcaaagtttgacatattctccttcatggacggattctccgggtataaccagatcaaaatggctcccgaagacatggaaaaaactacattcataacaccatggggaacattctgttatcaagtgatgccgtttgggttgaagaacgcaggtgctacttaccagcgagccatgacaacgctctttcacgacatgatgcacaaagagattgaggtttatgtggatgacatgatcgcgaagtctcgttcagaagaaggtcacttagtggatctattgaagctgtttcaacgattgaggaagttccgtcttcgcctcaatccgaacaaatgcacatttggcgtcaggtcaggtaaactcttgggcttcattgtcagccaaaaaggcattgaagttgatccagataaagtaaaagctatccaagagatgcccgcaccaaaaatagaaaggcaagtgagaggttttctaggacgattgaattacatatcccggtttatttctcacatgactgccacttgtgaacctatcttcaaattgctgagaaagagtcagaattgtgtttggacagaggattgtcagaaagcatttgacagtatcaaagagtacctcatggatcctcctatcttgttaccacctgttgttggaagaccgttggttatgtatttgacagtgcttgagaattctatgggctgtattctgggtcaacaagacgaaactggaaagaaagagcatgccatttactacttaagcaagaaatttactgactgtgaatcacgatactccttactcgagaagacatgttgtgcattggcttgggctgctaagagattgaggcagtatatgttaagtcacaccacttggttgatatccaaaatggatccaatcaagtacatttttgagaagcctgcactcactggtaagattgcaagatggcagatgctgttatcagaatacgacattgagtatcatacctagaaagctatcaagagcagtgtgttggctgagtaccttgctcaccaacccgttgaagatcacgatgataatgaggatgagtttcctgatgaagatgtcatgttcctaaaatccagagattgtaAAGAGCCACTTCCTAAAGAAGGGcctgaaccagattctcaatggggtttagtatttgatggagcttccaacgtttatggacatggagtaggtgcagtcattatcactccagaaggttctcatattcctttcacggcaagaatttgctttgaatgtacaaacgacattgctgaatattgtaacacctcaaaatttgccctcctctcttgggactggcttaacatattgcattgcatttttaggtcattagttattgcatattgcatatcatgtggttacattgtgcaagtcatcctcataagtcttggtcagaagataaggGACTAATGtgcaagctaaggtttcattggactggtcactaactatctgagggtggtggtccaaattagggtttcatggttctcaaggagattggtctacatcttggttgcaatgacacatcatcatcatcatggtcttgttatcacCAAGAGATTCAAGGGATTGATCAGATactttgagattagggttttgaccactggtcaaccctaatcagttgcattgggccaatcagggcatggcatggagatggggtctacaatggatatggggatcatttcatgattgtattgagcttatggaggctagggtttcatccttgagccatttcatcagaggagtttggggctcagcttgatcagtgcattgccaaattcatctatcagttgaaaaagtcaactgtggtcaactgtgcttgattttatggatttggaggtgggagagagttggatatacttcatgcatgttgaaacaagtttcatttgacatgtcaaagctcaagaatgaagaaaataaagtcagaagaaaaattgcaaaaaatagaaagtgacttgtaatggaagtttccaaaaatggaaagtttttcacttcaaaattacatgtccaaaaaagcttcaaatgaaaatttgtccaacatgaaagttgtagatcttgctctcacctttccaaaaagtccaagaacttgaatttcccatgtatggttggcaagttatggtccattcattttccaaaaatacCTATAATtaaagtggcataactttcacatggaatgtccaatttgggtgatctttttgtgagcaaaccccatttcacatgtactttcatggtgtatggtccaaattcatcaaaaatggtcaatgcaaaaagtcaaatttcaagtggatttaagtgcatttttggtgtgagatagtgaaaTTGAGAAGTACAAGGCCAATTGACATGAGAACCATTCCAACACACTTCAAATATCATTTAGGACTTGTAtgaactgtcatgagctgtcatggtgtATAATTGGAGAAgggcatttttggactttcattgaaattgcattttcactaatctTCCAAATTTTGCTAATTTGAGATTAAGAAGTGGATTAAGGTGGagtatatattgttaatcataatAGAATTTGTTAacacaatcacaattctcaagatttgtaaccaattttccctccattttctctcaaactcttcaagcttcatcaagcatttttgatcaaaacttcatcaaatcttCACCAAATTGAGTAATTCTTTTTGATTCATCTTCCACATACCTTAATCCACATCTGTTTTGGTGAATTCGTGGCAAAGACCTCAAGAATCTCAACTGTTCAAAGTGAGCATAACAATGGTGATTTGATAATTCTTGCAACTGGAGCTGTTTTGGATCGAGCTAGCTATTCCATTCAACTTCCTATACCTCAATCATCATCTGTTTGGAGCTTTAGCATCGTGAAACCTCAAGATCAAGCACTGCCTTCATCATTAGGTATTTTTTCGAATCTCACCATTGCTTAAATTATTAGGCGGTTTTTATAAATCTTTGGATGTAGATTAACATGCTATGCTTAGTTTTTGGTTTGGTTGATTATTGAGAGAGATATCACGATTTTAGGTTTGATGTTCATAACTCTTTTTGATCGATCCCCCTGCCATGGTTAGAGTTAGGGCAAATGAGTTACATATCTTGAATCCTTGTGGAAAGACGGTTCTATTGGTTATAAACTTGTTGATTTTGGTGAAGATTCGTTGTTCATCAAAAATCTGGAAATCTGGGCTTGTTCTTGTGAAGAACGATGAACAATTGTGTGTTTGATCCATATTTTTTGCCTTGCCATTTGAAATGTTGTTTGGCGCCACCATCAACCAATCAGAACACGCCCTGGCCACTAACtgaaacggcgccgttttggccGGTGTTTTAAAATTTACAAGATTGCCATTGTCTCATTAAATTAAttgttatttcatttttctttttcattttaatttcattttgatGCCATGACTTAGAAAATTCATAGAGACCTCAAAACTtgtccaattttggtgagattttttttcatgatgatcattgagatgtgtagaatttaatgatgatttttgtggattttttgcatgtgtagaaatTTAATTGGCCTAGGGCTTGGTTCAATGTGCTCATTTTGTATATACCatgccatatccttcatgaaatgatgatacctttaaagaaattcatgaaattttttgtgcctgttctggacatcttgatggtgattttcatgtagagtttgtgatttttggatacttggtgaaggagttatgaatttttgaattaaggtgtgacaatttgtgtcacaccaagctaggtcaacttcatgattttatttaaaatgcttatGGATGTTGGATTGAGACAATTTTTTTGCATAATTGagcattgatatgtcaagattacatgtgaattttgctggatttattggttgcattttctaattgattgaatattttcttccctgtgtgctcatttggtaactttgtgtgacacatgttggtattttgtttgtgaaattctcatagtgtattggatgaaggtgaaatttggtatgaggattgtagacacattataggtcattgtggtttgaatcccattcatttatcttgttgtgacactgttttatgatttttggaagttgatgtgtgtttggataccatgtgttggcttgtttgaacttgtctgaactttatgattttcattgacctacttccttttgtccaattgagatgaaaattgacatgctatacattgaatgtgtcctgtttaggtgtgaatttttgtggaattaattgaattgttttgatatggatttgattgagatctttctgtttggacttttggtgttgcaaatgacctagtttgtgataaattgtgcatgaaatgataatggtgaatggtatgagcatgggaccaattggttttgtttttaatttgtttgaatgtgatttaggataattttcacttgctgttttgatttttttatcccctttggaccctaggcttggcctagtggtcttgtttctcacatttggtttggattttcaggttaaaagtgcaaaaggcttaaggagaaaaattcaagttgtaaattgagattgtttgatgttgtaaactaacattggttttgtgttgtagggtttgatgcttgagcttgagctcatggcttgcacttgtgtgcattaacttgtgttgactgtacaaattgactgtttgacttttgctgtttactgttgatttgtctgagtactgatgatacttgattgatttcaggtacatttagtcgcttacagttctttaagaactcgcttgctgctgcttggttttataaaccagttgaggtagactctcttgtctccatgtagtctggaagacctggcttgttatttagccaggcaactgtctgaagtcctccttaagaggcgatgtttgtgattgtttacttttgtgccaagcaggtaaagacctctatgaggcaattggcggaacccaagggatatgcaatctatcccccgctattctgttgagtcgtccctcttctcacaccactgtgttgacgcattgagacattaacccaagatcttgttctgttgcacagtcgagtcagagtcttgagcgtagaagggtccctccattctggacccacgctcctttgtctgaagctctccctggccagggataagagctgtgaagtctaatcttcactcacctttcatctgcttcaccctgactctcaatgtcagggttaagagcgaatactaccttgtacagatgacttgcctcggcggtccacccttgtttgagcctcacttgattggatatagtgtgtgctatgtgaaatgtttgttttattttgattgatgcttgcatgcttgctttcttcctggataggattagcttgctgttgtgcaagtaggtagaaaccataacatagggcaatgatgcatgataacactaggctcgagtacagctccctggtagtgtgtcttcccttggtttctggctagaatttctttccgtttctggggaactacatcgccctgatcctcgttccagacgaggtatgtaggcaggagaccgtgcgaggtctctccgggcactttttttctttgtgtgtgtgtttgcttgttaatctgcttgtgtgtcaggatatggacgtaagcccagcgattggctgtacatatcctgattgtgtttgtttggttcggaagccgatgtaagcccagcgattggcattcgggttccaggtttgcctgtgggtgtgtgtgtcttgtttggcgtgcgtgagccgaactacggcagctctgattctcgttccagacgagatacgtaggcataggatgcgatgtcctatcgagctctcttcctcttaaccccacctgtgttgtcttcgatgcgtgtgtgtgtatggtgttttagcaaccttttcttttcttagagcgtggatcccgtcgagtacgacggacgtgaggggtgctaataccttccccttgcgtaaccgactcccttaccctttctctttggtcgcgagaccatgctttttccaggtttctctgagcgtttcctttccctatcttgggataaataacgcgcagtggcggctctgtttgtttttttgttttagcccgccggttgtttttcgcagatgcgacagctggcgactccactgtGGACTTAGAAGTTGACATGTGCTGGTCcattttccctaagcgagtccttcctagcgttttaggatagtttaggttgcttgttttgctttatttattgcatttattattctaaccatatatatttgcataaatatttgcatgcatcatactatcatgttgccgtcctctgtgcaggtggttcctctgtttggggtgggtgttctgagtggggctaaaacccaggcccgagtatacacctaggattagtgtggtctcacgttcctcatttgctttatcagcatattgttgcaacgtgacataccacaagccagacgaggttcatttgatagtgctttcctctgtggggtactccactttggttgagttacttcatctgaactattgactctggtgaccgatcatttcccggatctttggtttagacgatcttaagggagctacaatggcacacccgaaagggcaaacccattgagtatctccgcccaattgtcgagactattatccgccttaggatgacctgtttagaatttacctgtgaggggagggtgattctttcagatgcatgttcagatggtgactgTGATGGTGATTAttggttccgtggatcagagccgtatttatgagtcggatttatggccgtttatttcagAGACGCTGAAATgttgtccgagttatttatcagtggggatccgtttatttcaggattccccgggccgattcagaggttgtgggtatctgctcagagttttgtcaggtgatgatgatgatgatgtatctgtctgccgtttatttcggaacccttgagatGGATTGGTGGTTACATTCTCCTTCAGAAGGTTGTGATCAGTTCAGTGGTCCGGGCTGTggttcagagcaacagatgatcagatggcttggaggatggcaatgcattgcattcattcatcaacatcattacattttgcatttacctacatctaacacatgtttacccatatgcagggacattttggatcgagatcctggttgagagatttctgctcagagatgaggaccggtttgaagcatgatgttgcctacagtttctttaacccagagattgacgagctgagagatatgatagcattgattacacccgaccatgtggggatgttcagagaggcacacggtagtattctgaagatggttttcagactcacagacagcgacaggagcgccattcatactcttctccagttttatgacccgaggctgagatgctttgtatttccgggttatttgttgggacctctgatggaggattatgctagcatcctgggtgttc from Lathyrus oleraceus cultivar Zhongwan6 chromosome 7, CAAS_Psat_ZW6_1.0, whole genome shotgun sequence encodes the following:
- the LOC127103078 gene encoding uncharacterized protein LOC127103078 yields the protein MDEFQDQFAELQKEIKALRGKELFGRDVNDMCLVPNVRMPAKFKLPEFEKYKGNRDQLRSMQQREKETFREYAQRWREIAAQVVPPMEEKEMTKVFLKTLDTFYYERMIASAPTNFTNMVNMGVRLEEAVREGRLVIEGSSSSSGAKRYGGFMKKKEQETNAVSYNHPRRINYPYHSQHQHIAAVTPVITSASVQVQYPQQRTNRFQQNTQYQQQHQPQQHQHQLQQCPPQQQRRTNFDPIPMSYAELYPALIAKNLVQPRPRPPVPEVLPWWYKPEVSCPFHQNAPGHDLDNCFALKLEVQKLTRAGILTFKNMGPNVKDNPMPSHGPSSVNNIEGCLNEQRVTKIEEIRQSLVEIHSVLCAHGLFQHDHQICGTCSVNSRGCRKIQDDLQGVLDQGLIQISRQVSSPESQEQEVNVIIPCFNIPEKVEIAYHPREPVVICPPGPMPYTSDKAVPYRYAATTIENGKKVEIKTLASVTNIAANSRMTRSGRVFAPPVIPSRNVEKDPVVVVPVTREAEGQTSNSTLDKETDELLRIIKLSDYKVVDQLLQTPSKISILSLLLNSAVHREALLKVLDQAFVEQDITAEQFNNVVGSITSCNGLGFCDEELPEEGKNHNFALHISANCQGDSLSNILIDTGSSLNVMPKSTLLKLKYKGGQMRHSGIIVKAFDGSRKTVIGEVDLPIGIEPHVFQITFQVMDIVPAYSCLLGRPWIHEAGAITSTLHQKLKFFKNGQIVTVNGEQAMLISHLSSFSVIEADETAVQTPFQALTIDDYKKSEGSIASFKDAQQIVKTGPTEMWGKVIELPENVNHAGLGFVDGKQVQTSVVRPFKDIFHSGGFINMVAVEEDTFEGKTEDEGPRFVTPGGLGSRDGGKRTTVGIVNNAAGFGGAGGQPGQGPNLKDSLFPPFFGVEDDREEDREADQFSMHNEPFAIEHSKDLNTMRIEKLHSSLEAKELRLTERNSKRDVEWALKASSGKKKQKQSWSAAKKTHGGGY